The following are encoded together in the Hyphomicrobiales bacterium genome:
- a CDS encoding transglycosylase SLT domain-containing protein: MPRIPSDTPYADTGAINAIQVPRGASPAEAAYPGQQLQEFGNALTGVGSTLVQIAVDEQNTVNEIAVMNAMNKARATALDLEWNQETGYQSLKGDSALTRPDGISLPDEYGQKLQTSIGEIAAGLGNDRQRQGFNLRAEAMVSEFKGRTATYMSHEFKAHTLSVADGTIKIAANEAQRYWNNEKKVYTNLNQVKAAVMSAGKIHGWSASEKIARMQIATSNVHASVIEAALQAGNASYASRYLAKYSNDITADDALKATGQIDKVMDVQQALSATNWATQQLTPRFQPTDFDRMVNITFKTESGGRQFDKAGNVMTSSAGAIGIAQVMPTTGPEAAKLAGLEWDQKRFKDDADYNAALGRAYLKDQLRIFHNNVPMAWAAYNAGAGRVKTAMKMADIAGNKEAWLSFMPDETKAYVQKNMRAYATGSGAPQAPSEMEMVNVAVERLGPNARPELVRLTRQTAEHQYGLIDKAQKDRDESAVMTAMRELEQNGGRFSSLSIATRSAIPPKEIDNLMSYGSRLAKGDDTTNPALYLKLTDERSLKALTDAQFYRLRGELSQSDFQHFARERQKEISGKGSDKPDDLNTSAIKQVLDDRLRMLGRDPTPKDGSAESQLIGAMHKTVRDSILNAQTVTGKKMTDAEVEKHIDGLFSKSVSFRNTFLGMDIGGLKSMGLMGMAPGDIPTNVRDQLKKDFAARGIDSPADTDLLGAYWKLKLSQR, translated from the coding sequence ATGCCGAGAATTCCATCCGATACCCCATACGCCGACACCGGCGCAATCAATGCCATACAAGTGCCGCGCGGTGCCTCGCCGGCTGAAGCAGCCTATCCAGGCCAGCAATTGCAAGAGTTCGGCAATGCGCTGACCGGCGTCGGCTCGACGTTGGTGCAGATTGCCGTGGATGAGCAAAACACGGTCAATGAAATCGCGGTCATGAACGCAATGAACAAGGCGCGGGCGACGGCGCTTGATCTTGAGTGGAATCAGGAGACCGGCTATCAGTCGCTAAAGGGCGATTCCGCGCTGACCCGGCCTGACGGAATCAGCCTGCCTGACGAGTACGGGCAGAAGCTGCAGACCTCGATAGGAGAAATCGCTGCAGGTCTCGGCAACGATCGGCAGCGGCAGGGCTTCAACCTGCGCGCCGAAGCGATGGTGTCGGAATTCAAGGGACGGACGGCGACGTACATGTCGCATGAGTTCAAGGCGCATACGCTGTCGGTGGCCGATGGCACGATCAAGATCGCTGCGAATGAAGCACAGCGCTACTGGAACAACGAGAAGAAGGTCTATACCAACCTGAACCAGGTAAAAGCCGCGGTTATGAGCGCAGGGAAAATCCACGGGTGGTCGGCGTCCGAGAAGATCGCGCGCATGCAGATTGCGACCAGCAACGTGCATGCCAGCGTGATCGAGGCCGCACTGCAGGCCGGCAACGCCTCATACGCTTCGCGCTACCTCGCCAAGTACAGTAACGACATCACGGCCGACGATGCGCTGAAAGCTACCGGGCAGATTGACAAGGTGATGGACGTACAGCAAGCCTTGTCCGCAACCAACTGGGCGACTCAGCAACTGACCCCGCGCTTCCAGCCTACCGACTTCGACCGAATGGTGAACATCACATTCAAGACCGAATCAGGAGGTCGGCAATTCGACAAGGCCGGCAACGTCATGACTTCATCCGCGGGCGCGATCGGAATCGCACAGGTGATGCCGACGACCGGGCCAGAAGCGGCAAAGCTGGCCGGGCTGGAATGGGACCAGAAGCGATTCAAGGATGATGCCGATTACAACGCCGCGCTTGGCCGCGCCTACCTAAAGGATCAGTTGCGCATATTCCACAACAATGTGCCGATGGCCTGGGCGGCCTACAACGCAGGGGCGGGTAGGGTAAAGACCGCCATGAAAATGGCCGATATCGCCGGAAACAAGGAGGCGTGGCTGTCGTTCATGCCGGATGAGACGAAAGCGTATGTTCAGAAAAACATGCGCGCCTACGCAACGGGGTCCGGCGCGCCACAGGCGCCGAGTGAGATGGAAATGGTCAATGTCGCCGTCGAACGACTGGGGCCGAATGCCAGGCCCGAACTGGTCAGATTGACGCGCCAGACGGCGGAGCATCAATACGGGCTGATCGACAAGGCGCAGAAGGATCGCGACGAATCCGCGGTGATGACGGCAATGCGCGAACTAGAGCAGAACGGCGGGCGCTTCTCGTCGCTCTCGATTGCGACGCGATCGGCTATACCGCCGAAGGAAATCGACAACCTGATGAGCTATGGCAGCCGTCTCGCAAAGGGCGATGACACGACCAACCCGGCGCTGTACCTGAAACTCACAGACGAGCGATCGTTGAAGGCGCTCACTGACGCGCAGTTCTACCGGCTGCGTGGCGAACTCTCGCAATCGGATTTCCAGCATTTCGCCAGAGAGCGGCAGAAGGAGATTTCCGGCAAAGGCTCGGACAAGCCAGATGACCTGAATACATCGGCGATCAAGCAGGTGCTCGACGATCGCCTGCGCATGCTAGGACGCGACCCGACTCCGAAGGATGGAAGCGCTGAATCGCAGTTGATCGGCGCGATGCACAAGACAGTGCGCGACTCGATCCTTAACGCCCAGACTGTGACCGGCAAGAAGATGACCGACGCCGAAGTCGAGAAGCACATAGACGGGCTGTTTTCCAAGAGTGTTTCATTTCGCAACACATTCCTTGGTATGGATATCGGCGGGCTCAAGTCGATGGGGCTGATGGGCATGGCACCTGGGGACATTCCGACCAACGTCCGCGATCAACTCAAGAAGGATTTCGCCGCTCGCGGCATCGACTCGCCGGCCGATACCGATCTG